One genomic segment of Candidatus Zixiibacteriota bacterium includes these proteins:
- a CDS encoding aminotransferase class I/II-fold pyridoxal phosphate-dependent enzyme: MSKTDKRNQGFNSRTVHAGYHAQSGPVNPPIEECSTYAFETCDDGATRFASRDKKGIYSRLYNPTVSALEDKLADLEHGYGGIATASGMAATNAIYYHFLDKNSHAVTTASMYGPSRTILEEDFFYGKWGCRATFVDTSDLDLVKKAIRPETRLIYIETPANPTLSITNIKKVSEIAHGKNIPLVVDNTFCSPFLQNPLDLGADVVVHSMTKSIGGHADAVGGMIISKTEKDFYDLRNIVMNTGATLSPHSAALFFKGVKTLGLRMTVMQDNAIALADYLRNHPRIEWVVFPGFDDHPKYDLVKSGTQMKGPGSMICFGVKGGLNGARTFMNSVRLNTIAVSLGGVESLLESPALMTHAGIPKEKREEAGIKDELVRYSVGIEDVNDLKADLESALEKVS; the protein is encoded by the coding sequence ATGAGCAAGACTGACAAACGAAACCAGGGCTTCAATTCCCGGACAGTTCACGCTGGTTATCATGCACAATCAGGACCGGTGAACCCCCCCATAGAAGAATGTTCGACGTACGCTTTTGAAACCTGCGACGACGGTGCCACTCGCTTTGCCAGTCGAGACAAGAAAGGAATATATTCCCGGCTCTATAATCCGACCGTATCAGCACTGGAAGACAAGCTTGCCGATCTTGAGCACGGCTACGGCGGAATCGCCACAGCCTCCGGGATGGCGGCTACAAACGCAATCTATTACCACTTCCTGGACAAGAACAGCCATGCTGTTACAACTGCCTCCATGTACGGCCCCTCGCGCACTATTCTGGAAGAAGATTTCTTTTACGGCAAATGGGGGTGCCGGGCTACATTTGTTGACACTTCTGACTTGGACCTTGTCAAGAAGGCGATACGACCAGAAACAAGACTCATCTATATAGAGACTCCCGCAAACCCCACTCTCTCGATAACCAACATCAAAAAGGTCTCAGAGATTGCTCACGGCAAAAATATCCCCCTCGTTGTAGATAACACATTCTGCTCTCCATTCCTCCAGAATCCCCTCGATCTTGGCGCTGACGTCGTTGTCCACTCCATGACTAAATCCATTGGTGGCCATGCTGACGCGGTTGGCGGGATGATTATCTCAAAGACCGAAAAAGATTTCTATGATCTACGGAATATCGTCATGAACACCGGCGCCACCCTGTCCCCGCATTCGGCAGCACTTTTCTTCAAGGGCGTCAAGACGCTCGGCCTCAGGATGACGGTCATGCAGGATAACGCGATCGCTCTAGCTGACTACCTCAGGAATCATCCAAGAATTGAATGGGTGGTTTTCCCCGGATTCGATGACCATCCCAAATATGACCTGGTGAAAAGTGGTACGCAGATGAAAGGTCCCGGCTCGATGATCTGCTTCGGCGTCAAGGGAGGTCTCAACGGAGCCAGAACCTTCATGAACAGCGTTCGGCTCAACACCATCGCGGTGTCGCTCGGCGGAGTGGAATCCCTGCTTGAATCTCCCGCATTGATGACTCATGCCGGTATACCAAAGGAGAAACGAGAGGAAGCTGGCATTAAGGATGAACTCGTAAGATACTCGGTCGGGATAGAAGACGTCAACGACTTGAAAGCCGACCTCGAAAGTGCACTGGAGAAGGTCTCGTAG
- a CDS encoding energy transducer TonB — protein sequence MRNHGKANQSAVQARVLPYLTLQNRRIRVLVAAVTTLMAIALLWAAPSYGTTVTGESTSQGDSAVMLDSLPDMNTFIPVDTQPELVYRHPPEYPRIAENARITGRVYLKTLIDESGEVLKSAVLKSSGNVWLDRAAKKAAAKNKYKPAIYQGKPILYWATYKVDFVLGD from the coding sequence ATGAGAAATCATGGAAAGGCAAATCAATCAGCTGTTCAAGCCCGGGTGCTGCCGTATTTGACTCTGCAAAACCGCCGGATTAGGGTATTAGTCGCTGCCGTGACGACTCTGATGGCCATCGCGCTGTTGTGGGCCGCGCCAAGTTATGGAACAACGGTGACAGGGGAGAGCACATCGCAAGGCGACAGCGCCGTGATGCTTGACTCGCTGCCTGATATGAATACGTTCATTCCGGTCGACACTCAGCCGGAACTGGTCTATCGTCATCCGCCCGAATATCCTCGTATCGCCGAGAATGCACGCATCACCGGCAGAGTTTATCTCAAAACGTTGATTGATGAATCGGGTGAGGTGCTCAAGTCGGCCGTACTGAAATCTTCGGGCAATGTCTGGCTTGATCGTGCGGCTAAAAAGGCAGCCGCGAAAAATAAATACAAACCAGCAATTTATCAGGGGAAGCCGATTCTGTACTGGGCAACCTACAAAGTAGATTTCGTTTTGGGGGATTAG
- a CDS encoding VCBS repeat-containing protein — protein sequence MKTCSLFRIPILAALLTVSLAANVFAQNMFAPAVNYAAGDEPRSVFAADLDGDGYNDLAIVNTISDNVSILINNGDGTYQAAVNYGTGDGPSSVFAADLDEDGDIDLAVANYFSDNVSILMNIDNTGTYQAAVNYGVGDEPSSVFAADLDGNGYKDLVTANTTSNNVSILKNNGNGTYQAADNYGAGDGLISVFAANLDGDDDIDLVVTNYNSDNVSILMNIDNTGTYQAAVNYATGDGPYSVFVADLDEDGDSDLAVANYSSGNVSILMNIDNTGTYQAAVNYAAGNYPYSVFAANLDEDTYIDLAVANQNSNNVYILINNGDGTYQAAVDYGTGNLPLSVFAADLDGDGDNDLAVADGESDNVSILLNKTATGVDDSPFGQVPSGFELAQNYPNPFNPATTIKYNVTTKSRVVIDIYNLLGQRVATLVDEVQSANTYEKEWDGTDSRGKAIGTGVYFYRITMGEHVSSKKMLLIR from the coding sequence ATGAAAACTTGTTCACTTTTCAGGATTCCAATATTGGCTGCTCTGCTAACAGTCTCTCTAGCAGCCAATGTCTTCGCTCAGAATATGTTTGCCCCGGCGGTCAATTACGCGGCGGGAGACGAACCCAGATCAGTCTTTGCAGCTGACCTTGACGGCGATGGGTACAACGACCTGGCAATAGTTAATACCATTTCCGACAATGTCTCTATCCTGATAAACAATGGCGACGGAACATACCAGGCGGCGGTCAATTACGGTACGGGAGACGGCCCCAGCTCCGTCTTTGCGGCTGACCTTGACGAGGACGGTGACATCGACTTGGCGGTGGCTAATTATTTTTCCGACAATGTCTCCATCCTGATGAATATTGATAATACCGGAACATACCAGGCGGCGGTCAATTACGGTGTAGGAGACGAACCCTCTTCCGTCTTTGCGGCTGACCTTGACGGCAATGGGTACAAAGACCTGGTAACAGCTAATACCACTTCCAACAACGTCTCCATCCTTAAAAACAATGGCAACGGGACATACCAGGCGGCGGACAATTACGGCGCAGGAGATGGACTCATATCAGTCTTTGCGGCTAACCTTGACGGCGACGATGACATTGACCTCGTGGTAACTAATTATAATTCCGACAATGTCTCCATCCTGATGAATATTGATAATACCGGAACATACCAGGCTGCGGTCAATTACGCGACGGGAGACGGACCATATTCAGTCTTTGTGGCCGACCTTGACGAGGACGGTGACAGCGACCTGGCGGTGGCTAATTATAGTTCCGGCAACGTCTCTATCCTGATGAATATTGATAATACCGGAACTTACCAGGCTGCGGTCAATTATGCGGCGGGGAATTATCCCTATTCAGTCTTTGCGGCTAACCTTGACGAGGATACTTACATCGACCTGGCGGTTGCTAATCAGAATTCCAACAATGTCTATATCCTGATAAACAATGGCGACGGAACATACCAGGCGGCGGTCGATTATGGGACGGGAAACTTACCCTTGTCAGTCTTTGCGGCTGACCTGGACGGCGATGGCGACAATGACCTGGCCGTGGCTGATGGAGAATCCGACAATGTCTCTATCCTTCTCAATAAAACGGCAACGGGAGTTGATGACAGTCCCTTTGGACAAGTACCTTCAGGTTTCGAGTTGGCCCAGAACTACCCCAACCCCTTCAACCCGGCCACCACGATCAAGTACAACGTAACGACTAAGAGCAGAGTTGTAATCGACATTTACAACCTCCTCGGCCAACGCGTTGCCACCTTGGTGGACGAAGTGCAGTCAGCAAACACTTACGAGAAGGAATGGGATGGAACCGATAGCCGCGGCAAAGCGATCGGGACGGGAGTGTATTTCTACCGTATCACGATGGGCGAGCATGTATCGTCGAAGAAGATGCTCTTGATCAGGTAG